The following is a genomic window from Amyelois transitella isolate CPQ chromosome 23, ilAmyTran1.1, whole genome shotgun sequence.
GATGAGAACAAATAATGACGAAGCCTATTGGGAAATCAGCTTATATTTTCAGATCCGTGTATTTTGAATGCAACATTTCCTTGTTATTCACCTTTTTcgtttttcatacatttttaaacccAATAAAATGATGTTTTTTGATTTAAGGTAAGTATTTACTTACCATAAAATtgtcaaagaaataaaatacattccaTTTAGTGACAATTTTACCAAAAACATTTCAAAGTGAGGAAATTGTTGCATTGGATCACAAATacttcattttaatatcaatttagTATAACAGCACCAACATTTGCATTTCGGATACTGCGATGAAAATTATACAAGGTCTCGTTCACAGAGAATTTGAACCTTGGCTTGGCGGGTAGaaagaatgtaataaaaaggtcaaatataaacaattatttttgattttctaaGGTCTAAGGTGCAAGCTGTCATTTAGTAACGTTCAGTATATTAAATGGAAACCTTAACAACTTAGAAATAATCTAAGGATAAAATCTATTAAGTAGTTCACAGAGTATGTCAACAAATACTGGCTTGTTGcccaaaacaacaaaaaatggTTGAAAAACGCCTTCAccaaatttattgaataaggttataatgatgaaaaccttttttttgtttgttcctGAAATATAAACtagatacttacatatatattgtagcgggagcgatgattcgggcgCGACGGCTACCAAAGGGaaaatcttccgccaggctaagTGTTATGCCTGAGGAACAGCTGCTctgacgatgttgtgtcgaaggttgtatatatgctcaaatctgtgaaatctttgcttgcccGATTTAGACTATACGCTgttttttgactgatagcgtcgcgtaatttttgtgacttgtggcgaaGAGATGTCAccacattataaaaaacatacacattCTTCTGATGCAATCGAGTTAAGTTATTCGAATTTGTAAACTGTaccaaaaagtttattatactCGCTGCGCTAAGATTTCCGCGCCTATATTGATTGACGTGATTGATGCAAACTTATGTCAAAATTGTCATAATCAATAATCATAATTGGCAATTTaagaaaacatatatttaattcttataatttctaaattttatgacgattattcataaataatgttaGCTTATTCTATGCGCAAACTATCATTAACATTGAACAGTAACTCTAAGAACCTAAAACACATTTTCGAGTCGATAAAAAGATGCGAATTTTccactacaaatattatacGGAGAAAAGAAAAGGATACGTTTGGTGAATTGGACGTACCGGATGATAAACTTTATGGAGCCCAAACCGTCAGGTCTGTCATGAATTTCCCCATTGGCGGCATAGAAGAGCGTATGCCATACCCTGTCATCATCGCATTCGGTATACTGAAAAAGGCTGCCGCCAAGGTAAACATTGAATTTGGCCTTGATCAAAAAATCGCCGATGCCATCATCACGGCGTGTGATGATGTCATTTCTGGTAAGCTGTACCGCGAAGAACACTTTCCTTTAGTTATATGGCAGACGGGATCAGGAACACAGTCCAACATGAATACCAATGAGGTGATCTCCAATCGTGCCATACAGATCTTAGGAGGCACGCTCGGCAGCAAAACCCCTGTTCATCCAAATGACCACGTGAATAAATCGCAAAGCTCAAACGATACTTACCCTACTGCTATGCATATAGCTGTAGCCATGGAACTTAGAGATCGGCTTATGCCTGGTCTAGTAGCTCTGAAAGAAACGCTATCAAACAAGTCGAAAGAGTTCGACAAGATCATTAAGATTGGCAGAACACATCTTATGGACGCAGTGCCGTTAACCTTAGGGCAAGAATTCAGCGGCTATGTAACACAACTTGAGTTTGGAATCCAAAGAGTGTGTGCGTGTCTACCGAGGTTACACTACTTAGCATTGGGGGGTACCGCAGTGGGCACTGGACTTAACACTAGAATCGGATTCGCTGAGAAATGCGCTGAAGAGATTGCTAAACTTACAGGCATCCCGTTCGAGACTGCACCAAACAAATTCGAAGCGCTAGCTGCACACGATGCCATGGTCGAAGTTTCAGGAGCATTGAATACCATTGCAGTTTCACTTATGAAAATTGTTAATGATATTCGCTTGCTGGCCTCTGGTCCGAGGTGTGGTCTTGCGGAGTTACTTTTACCAGAAAATGAGCCAGGATCATCAATCATGCCTGGGAAAGTGAACCCTACGCAATGCGAATCGCTCACAATGATCGCAGCACAAGTGATGGGGAACCACGTGGCCTGTACGGTTGGCGGGAGTAATGGGCACTTCGAGCTCAATGTCTTCAAACCTATGATGGTAGCTAACGTTCTTCGTTCAATCACACTAATCGGCGACGGATGCCAAGCTTTCAACAAAAACTGTGCAGTGGGCATTGAAGctaatacaaaacaaatagataaaatcaTGCGTGAGTCTCTTATGCTGGTTACCGCTCTGAACCCTCACATTGGGTATGACAAGGCCGCACAAATTGCGAAGACAGCTCACAAAGAAGGCGGGAACCTCAAGGAAACTGCTATCAAACTTGGTatcctaacagctgaacaatTCGACCAATGGGTTAAACCAGAGAATATGCTTGGACCCAAATAATTCCATTAACTCTAAAATCAAAGCATTTAGGATTATGGAACGTTACGACTCGATaactaataaatgaaaatatttttcaatgattGCTCTACgtgaataattttatcaatttaattttaataatatcaattaatcTTTAACTGAATAGCATTCGTGGTCACTGGTCAATATTCTTTAATACAATTTTCCCGGCTACAGggatttattcaattaaagctgataatttaattttaaaaagtaaaactggGTTTGCTAACGAATTGTCAATAGCGTACTTTCTATaacttaaaattgtattattttatgcaactagccaattacattaatttagaCTCAGATAATTTTTTACTCTTTCTCTTCCGCTCTTTTATCATTGCTTTACCCGATTATGACTTCTCCCACTAAACTGCGGAATGATGCAAAAAGCATTATACGATCCTTCGTGCCGTCAATCCAAGTTTTATACTCAACTTGACTCAAAACGGTTTTATACTCCGTTTTAACggcataataaaatttgtgaacACATCCTTATGAAGGAATTTCATGCAGATTTTCAGAGACAAACGCAGACTTTAATTATGCACcgagatatacatataatgagcACAATACACGTTTAAATGTTGCTCCAAAGTTAATATGAACAGTTAACACGCTTTCATTTTGATCCGTTTCGGAAATTAAATCGTACTTTAAATTCAGTAATCCCTTTATGTTCTTTTTGGAAACATGAAATGCGTTTTTCACCTGGAAAATTACGTTGTTTATTATtcgtttttacatacatatatacatatggtcacgtctatatcccttgcggggtagacagagccaacagtctcaaataGACTTAttcgtttttaatttgaaacataaTTTGTACTTTTGCCATGTGAGAGGATAGAGTGAAATAGCAtcactttaatattattttctcgGCGCTATAATAGAGAGGTGCCCGGGTTGCGCCATAATCATAACTATATTTCTAAGCTAGATTGGGTATGTCAGGTTTACTAGGTATACTAGTATCGTTTGAACACGTAAAAAAAAGCCTtcatgtaagtaagtattaaaaaacatttaaataagtttaaaataacttgCACATaagcacagctagtttaagaCGTGACAagaaatgtaaaacaaaaaggacaaaaaaaaacagttagtaaattagtttgtttacatacatacatttagttagttagtttgtaaatttagaacagttttttttaaattattaaataattaatattagtttattatttaattaggtatatttgacggcctctgtggcgcagcggtagtacgcttgtctgtgacaccggaggtcccgggttcgaatcccggccagggcatgatgagaaaagaactttctctgattggcctgggtcttggatgtttatctatataagtatttattataaaatacagtatcgttgagttagtatctcgtaacagaagtctcgaacttacttcgaggctaacgcaatctgtgtaattggtcccgtatatatttattttttattagaacaGTTCGGAAATTGTAATAGTCACATTTTACtcgtacatatacataaagaATACAACTGGAAGTGACCGATGTCTGTACTACGACCTATTTGTGACCAATGTATACATAATTAGGGAGCTTGGTGGTTGATTCGGTAAGATGCACGGTTAAAATGGgcgatgcgcagaaaggcacaggttcgaatcccaccttgGCCATTTtataatgactattttcgaagttatgcaagtacattagtttcaatCAAGTGAGGTGAGGtgaggaaaacatcgtgagaaagaAAACCTGTAATTcaacgcagacgaagtcgtcGGCAGCATcttgtatacaaaaaaatactgaacaaCATATTCTTGTATTAGAGATATGATGTTCCGTTATAGATACAATGTTCCTTTGTGTTATAAATAGGATGAAAAGAAGACAGTTTATTTACGACAGaccaacaaaacaaaaatttgtcaACACAAACTGTGTCACGAGGGCAGCGTGTGAGGCCAATAATAAGCCGTCCCTTCTCCCTTCAACTGTTCTGAAATACGTCGGACAAATAGAAAACTTGTCAAGACCTTTCCAACTATTTTCTTCACATAGACATTTATAGGAAATAGACTGGTCATCACGATGATTAATGTAGCACACTTTGAACACAAAGGTGAACAAGTAGACAATACATTAGTTTACCCTTTTTCGgacagttttaatattttatttatatagtaacttaaataaataaataacaaactatatctctacttaaataaaaagacaGAAATGCTATCTTGCCATTTTACCTTGTGTCAATAGCCCAAAACTTCatattattgattttgttaataattatggCCTTGCCTCCATGAGATCCCTTCTActgcaaatatttattgatccTAATGACCGCATAATAATGGTGTGAATTACGAGCTAAAGCGAGTTAAAATTATTGGAAACTTAATCTTTCTGTTCAGATTCTATCCTATCTATCCTGGTAATATCTCTATGGCCTGTCCATCCAACATATTCTTTAGGAGAAACAAGAaaggaagaaagaaaaattttttgcGCAAAAGGTGACATTACAttgttcataataataaaaaaaaaattacatgatgCGACCAAAATGATTTCCACTTTGTATACTCGTATGCATGTGTATGATAGGTAATCATACaaggtaggtacattaatcatattttcattaataattctgCACCGCTCTTTCAGTTTCGAGATTGTAATCATTGTTTTATATCTTTGATAAAATCATTTTCACAATggtcataaaataatagtgaTAGTTTTGGTTAAGTACAgtattgtatgaaaaatattatcactACTATGCTCCACTGATAGAGCCATTTTTTAGAAAGATTCATGTGTAAATTTGATAACAATCGATACTtttacggtgagagaaaacacAACGTGGTCACTTTGTGTTAACACCTGACTTACCTTACCAGAATCATAGTCAAAAGTGCATCCCATGACCCGCTGCAGAAAGGTGAGT
Proteins encoded in this region:
- the LOC106130648 gene encoding fumarate hydratase, mitochondrial-like; this translates as MLAYSMRKLSLTLNSNSKNLKHIFESIKRCEFSTTNIIRRKEKDTFGELDVPDDKLYGAQTVRSVMNFPIGGIEERMPYPVIIAFGILKKAAAKVNIEFGLDQKIADAIITACDDVISGKLYREEHFPLVIWQTGSGTQSNMNTNEVISNRAIQILGGTLGSKTPVHPNDHVNKSQSSNDTYPTAMHIAVAMELRDRLMPGLVALKETLSNKSKEFDKIIKIGRTHLMDAVPLTLGQEFSGYVTQLEFGIQRVCACLPRLHYLALGGTAVGTGLNTRIGFAEKCAEEIAKLTGIPFETAPNKFEALAAHDAMVEVSGALNTIAVSLMKIVNDIRLLASGPRCGLAELLLPENEPGSSIMPGKVNPTQCESLTMIAAQVMGNHVACTVGGSNGHFELNVFKPMMVANVLRSITLIGDGCQAFNKNCAVGIEANTKQIDKIMRESLMLVTALNPHIGYDKAAQIAKTAHKEGGNLKETAIKLGILTAEQFDQWVKPENMLGPK